In Geotalea uraniireducens, the genomic window CACGGCCGCCGGCGCCAATGCTGACCAGGTCTCCGGCTGGGAGGCCCAGCGCCGCTACGACATCGCCTACGAGCAGTGCATGTACGCCAAGGGGAACCAGATTCCCGGCGCCAGCGGCCGGACCCCCCGGAGCCGGCGGTTCATCCCGCCGCCACCGCCGCCGGACTGGAGCTATCCGGCACCGGAAAGCGCCAATCCGCCGACTGGCAGCGCTTACCCGCCACCGAATACGCCACCGCCGGCGGGCTATTGACCAACCCGGTCCGCTCGGGACCGGCTTCACCCGAAAAAAGGAGACCACCAGATGAAACGGAAAGCAGCAGTGATTGCCATGACCGCCACCCTGATCGGCGCCAGCCTCGCCGGCGGTGCCTTCGCCTCGACACCCGACGCCGCCACCGACGCCCCGCGGCAGATGAACTGTCGCAAACACGGCCACGACTTCATGGCCAAGTGGGCCAAGGCCCTCGACCTGACCGCCGACCAGCAGAGCCGGATCAAGGCGCTGGTCGAGGCGGAACGGCAAAGCACCGCCCCGCTCCACAAGCAGCTCGCCGAGGGGCGCAAGGACCTCCGCCAGGCCCTGCAGCCGGCGACCTTCAACGAGGCGGCGGCCCGCTCGCTCCTCGCCAGCCAGGCCGGAGTGCGAGCCGACCTGGTCATCGCCCACGCCAAACTGCGGCAGCAGATTTTTGCCCTGCTGACCCCGGCGCAGCAGCAGGAAGCGGCCAAACTCCGCGACCTGATGGGAGGCCCGGAAAGAGGCCACCACCGCCGCGGTGGCTGGTAAATGGCCGCGCAACCGGCAGCCAGCTGAACATCACCGCCCAAGCACCGGAGGGGCGGCCGACGGCCGCCCCCCTCTTCTCCGCCCATCGCATCGCCGGGAGCGGAACAGCCGGAAAGGAACCAACCATGTTGAAAAAACTGCTTGCCACCACCATCTGCCTGGGGAGCCTGCCGGTTGCCGCGGCCCATGCCGGCACCTCGATCAGCGTCAACATCAACCCGCCGGCAATGGTCGTCGCCGCGCCGCCGGCGGCCGTGGCCGTCGTCCCGCCGCGGGTCGCCTTCCGCCGCGCCCCCCGCTTCATCTTCGCCCCAACGCTCGGTTTCTACGTCGCGGTGGAGACCCCCTACAACCTGATCTATCTCGACGGCCGCTACTTCCTCCGCGACGGCCGCTTCTGGTACGGCGCCCCCTATTACAACGGGCCGTGGGTGCGAGTGCGGGGACGGGAGCTGCCGCCGGGGCTGCGCCGGTTCCGCGCCGAGGAGATCCGCCACCACCGCGACACGGAATACCGCGCCTTCCGGGAAGACCGGGAGCATTACCGCGGCCGCTGGTACACCCCCGACGACCGCCGCTAGGGGGTCTGCCGGGCTGAGGGAATCGCAGGGAAAAAACGGTCGGTCGAGAACAGATTTCCGGAAATTGAGCGCAAATAGTGGACCTATTTGTCGAAAATTTACGGGGATATGGTTGAGGAACGGGCCGGCCCGGCGTAGAAACGGGCGGCGTTGTCGTAGAACACCTGCCGGGCCCGCTCTTCGCCGAGGGTGTCGACGACGAGAGTGAAATCGTCGTCGGCATAGGGGCGCGGCGCCCGGGTGGAGGGGAGATCGGTGCCAAACAGCAACGCCTCGGGGTTGGCGGCATCGAGCTCCCGCAGCGCCGTCCGGACGTCGAAATCGACCCGGCCGAAGCCGGTCGCCTTGACCCGCACCCCCTGCTCGGCCAGCCTGAGGAGGGCGCCGAAACCGTCCCGGGCAAGCCCGAGGTGATCGATACTCACCGCCGGCAGCGCTGCCAGGGTCGCCGCCAGTCCCGCCAGCTCCCGCGAATCGACGTACAATTCCACATGCCACCCCACCAGGTCGTAGACC contains:
- a CDS encoding Spy/CpxP family protein refolding chaperone, yielding MKRKAAVIAMTATLIGASLAGGAFASTPDAATDAPRQMNCRKHGHDFMAKWAKALDLTADQQSRIKALVEAERQSTAPLHKQLAEGRKDLRQALQPATFNEAAARSLLASQAGVRADLVIAHAKLRQQIFALLTPAQQQEAAKLRDLMGGPERGHHRRGGW
- a CDS encoding amidohydrolase family protein, translating into MARRHFKLFDAHLHIIDRCFPLVANNGYLPDAFTAADYLARMAGYTLAGGAVVSGSFQAFDQQYLVAALRQLGPTFVGVTQLPATVTDAELLDLDRVGVRAVRFNLKRGGSEEVGQLDRMARRVYDLVGWHVELYVDSRELAGLAATLAALPAVSIDHLGLARDGFGALLRLAEQGVRVKATGFGRVDFDVRTALRELDAANPEALLFGTDLPSTRAPRPYADDDFTLVVDTLGEERARQVFYDNAARFYAGPARSSTISP